The genomic interval AGCGattcattattttaagtttttgtgGTAAAAACTAATATTTCTAATCTATTGGCACTAgttagtttaaatgtttgcttCACAATATTATGTAACGTGTGTTGTcgaaattttatcatttttgtgaAGAATTTTGGTCAGAAAGTGGATTGTAATGTATCCCGGAACAACGGGTTTTCGAACGCCtaaggattatttacattttaatcataaataaatgataatgaaaaataaatgtttgtgtgttccatttaaagcaataattcatctttcaaaaaacaaaaaaataaaatttgtttcaatCGTCTGTTGTTCGCctctgttgtttacattttgaatccaaaatggcggctgtcacatgttgtatttgacctaGATACAACATGCtttcgaccatgacctttaactatacttcgcaacaaaagtttgtgcataatattttatattttaatttgtataacttgtttaaactgttaaatgtattttgttttaaaaaaaaagtaattaaatatttacatgtttgccATACAGTCACTTTTTAGTTACAGTACAcccaacgagttagacccactttccatttccctccgcggatttttgctatcgcggccaacacaatgattttatcgactgtccgcgttcctcggagttcaaatttaaggccctcggagggtgatcagtcgaccgaaTAACGAACTCAGCGTTCCTTggaggggttaactccgcgaaactctgtggacactagataagaatctacgctaaagttatatttgttttcaaccGATTACAacggctccagtaaattgctattattctttttcctctgcccaTTTTGCATGAAGTtggcttaccacaagaatgcagtcgtatttcacttgctgcacatgcatcttataaacatgtttttgctaatgactgataaacacatttcttccgagaaattctaggttacacattttcggaaaatcagaAGGTCAAACACGtgttcaaagttcacagcgcatggttttgaaggccttcttgtctcattttctgtggaaaattccatgaaacgtcatagctatcagggctttttcaccaaatattgtgaagaggcctagccttttcattttgggaaatttaaacatgtgaaattctgcaaattgggaaatttaaatgcgTAAACATCTCTAAATGGGaaatttttgaagtaagatcttcctttttgggaaaaatatctgggaattgtgaaaaaatatctggaaattgggaaaatatgccattttttccaattgtgaagtagcctagtttcggcccctagcaaagaaggtgaaaaagccctggcTATTTTTGACCACCAattataaatagtatattctacattgtaatGGTCACGCGCTTGAcatcagaggtcatggttcagaatcgtgttAATAGTCTGCTGCTTTATGATGTATTATGATCAttctttttgcattatattttgttgcaaaatattaaataataatgttttaagtacaataaacatttaaacttaaaattgacCTATCATATTTAGTATAGAAATGATTGTCTATTGATATAGAATTGACTCAGATAACTTACAATATCATAActtgatattataaacattatatattatattttgtatttttgttatcatatttgCAACTTGCATAACTTCAGTAATTTCTTAAGCAAAGacttaattcttattttttactGTTGTCACTACATTTTAGCACCTTCTTTGTTCTATGGTTTTGCTAATCATAAGAATTAGGCTTAAACACCTATGCAAGCCAGACATGTTGTGATAAGCATATATTAgatcaaagaaacaaagatTATCTAAAGGAAACTCTTAATTCTAAGCTGAGTAAAACTCTTTAAGATGACAATGTCAGTTGTTGGCATCTCAGCctcaaatttagtatttaaaccCATGACTTCCCAGTCCAGGTTGTCATTTAACCTTGGACAATAAATATCGGAAGTCTGATTTGGGTACttgtcatcttattcacaggTATGTGGTTTTACTCTGTTATtagattgttattatattttttacttaaaacttgGAATTAAATtaagttctttaaatagtttaaaataagttatgtatattgttgttacaattatgttgcaaatacatACTGTTGACTTTATAATTCACTTGTACTTTATATTAGTCATACAAGTTGTTTCTctatttttcatacatgtatttattggtACCTTTCACATTGCTAAGCgttgttattatcaatattccccaaatattgtttatattcttaATTGTCACATATTCatgcatttacataattatgcttatactttaatatttagtttattataattGGTCATTTAACCTTGGACAATAAATATCGGAAGTCTGATTTGGGTACttgtcatcttattcacaggGACGACCCCCTCTAGCAATCTTCACTGTGCCGTCTTCGGGTTGTAGTTAGTCCGACACCGAAATTAGCGTCATAAAAGATGCAATAACTTAGTGGATATACTtaaatgattcaatgtttataattcaagacaatattcaattggcgtttacggacataaatacaaattaaacgttggtacatgtaagaatcttttatGCTTAACAATttgcataagcataaaaataaataacttctaaacaagaatgattttttGCTTATCTGATTCAACTCGGAGTTCCGCCGCGGGATCATGAAATCGGATtcaacgctatcgttcatattaaactcggcggtAAACCAGCAACTCGGGggggattttagcgagggcaacagttttaccctcggaggaaacccgcgatcaacgactttatccctcggagtgatcgaggaaagtgggtctaactcgttgagtgtactgtactcGTCACCACAAGAGAGGCATCATCCCTTCTAATGGCTTTCACATgagtacaaaatgataaattcacccATCATGAACCCTGTTATCACTGGTCCGCGAGTGAACTCTGAATGAGCCTCATATGACCTGCTTAGGctgcaatatgtataattttatggtAACTGAGCGCCCAAATGCAATTCAAAATAGTTACCTGTAGataaatttcattcattttagaATAAGCAACATACCATTTTTGATGCGCTTTGAATGTTGTGCACTATACTTAGAAAACAATAGGGCATAGGTTTTAGGCTTTGgcacatacatgccatattttctggagaccattcagggggatttgttcaaatgtctgaaaattcagggggattttgggagtattcagggggattttttagcagatCTAATTcggcaaaatttcaaagtattttaagacgcaagtacaaaaaaacaaattgccataattttgaaaggctcctgaggggattatgtccagaatttaaggggatttgggtcacataccaggAGATTTTCATCATTGCCATGTAGCATTACCGGCATGACACACATGCCAATTCACCTTGTTTACCCCTatttccagcacttcatctatatttttatgagacacagccatattgcataagaaaagcactcacttgcaaaatagaatacttcacagaaaaatatgtttcagagacaatttaatgggcttaccttcctctaaaattggatatGAAATCTGCTGCTTACATGTtgtatgatcataaatgattactttcagactaatagagagaatggaatgaattatccatatttttcatttcaattcccaaatagtcagatttgtttgcttgtgataaaaagcaaatgcataatttattgtttaagttcataaacatatcttcttttggcatttatcgaaaaaaacaacatcaccaccataataaattaatataaataatttcatccgaattgtctactttcagtttctcttctggaagttctgttattttccgatatttgtgatgaaggtcaatgtcatgtatgtaaacatattagtgaggcataacaaagaacagcattgtctattagttattttaatccctttctttactgaataatttactgtcacctttaaattattaatccttttgatgacaatgacacatgttttgaagaacgctttaatttgttacatcctctctgattggataaaaattatagttttaaccaatgaaaatcgaccatttatctgaccagtctaattgacatttcttacgcaaattctgtcagtttcaatcaaaaccctgctgatttattaagtgtcacccaataggtgttgttaaaacacaccatcagttgataatccaattaagcttcaggacaggaagggcattataactgtaaacaggcatatataattaaaccctgtgataaatttgcgtaatttttaacacactttttttaattccgggggattttcatccccctccgggagaccgggggatgggtcgaaattccggaGGATTTTTCCCCCCTCCGGggaatatggcatgtatgttgGTAGATATGTAAGATctggcaaacaaaaacaacgcgattttaaagaagtattttacatgTGTAATCATTTTAAACGAAGGGTCTAATTTggcatttattaaattttggcaCACTACCAttcccattctttttcaaatgaagttttctgacagttcTACTGTTATGGTTAACAATTGGAGCTTATTTTTACAGGAAGTGATgcaaaatagaagtgttttacCCATTTCAGGAggcggtcgaaaataggttgtggtcAAAAATAGGTTGTTCCGGGATACTGTATGTGGTCCGTAGTTCTGGTTTCAAAAAAGTTTTACcttatatgtttaaaacttgctattattattttttacatttatgcgacattaaatgatttattttctggAAATTCAAATCTCACAAAAATAAGATTATATCTTCATTTCAAAGCGGCATCGTATGATGGCTACATCACACAGGCTCAAGGGGTcacggacattacggaccatggacattacggaccagacattatgGCCcggatttagggacattacggaccatatTTAGGGACGTTACAGACtatcttcagaaacttacggaccatgatttataatgttattaacattttttttttaatttattcactccttggtctttaatttgttaataaatacttgaatatgagtttaaaacattttgaaatgacatttaGAACCTGGCAATGCTTATCGCATatgttaagattattttttagcGTGTTAAAATCATAGGTACCATGGTATGCATTCCGACAGCTACACTCGACTGAATACGACATTtcgaaagtaaacaaaaaaaaatgtgacaaaTTTAAATTAACCCTTGAGCCACTCAGACCAGCATAAGCTGTTCTCGATATAGCCTATTCACGTTGCTGAGCACAGTATATGTCAATCTTGATAGTGACCTTGTTTATTTGTCAGGTCACATGTTATTTGTCtgtattttttgaaaatcacaGGAAGCATCAATTTCTCCATTTTTGAATTTCTTGTAGGTGTCAGCTCGGTGTTAAAACCTGCCTGTAAACCTCTGCTTTCAAAATTTTCTTCATCAGAAGTTTCTGTTATGCAGTCTCTTGAGTTCTCTTCCTCAGTTGACTGTTCAGGTAAGTGTATTTGGCTTACCTCAAATTGCAATGTGATACCAAGTTTGTATGTAGTTCTTTCCACACAAATCTGCTTATAGGCTGACACTGCTCACCTTTGATTTTGATCAAGTCTGTAAAAAGATCGTAAAGGAATCGCATTAAATCGCCAATAAATTTTTATCCTTAGAATcatgtttcatgaaaatattgtcataGAAACCATTAAATGTGCGGTATATgaagggtgaaagtggtctagtggtataggtggccgtctctcacccaagagattgtgggttcgaTTTCCACCAGAGATACTTTCTCACGGcatcagtactggtttctacccaggaaacggactcaaGCATGATTCTTTAAGCTGccagctttcttcacaatcaacCTTTAAGACATTAATtcaaacttataattatgaaaaatagaGACTTACATTTTGATTGGGTCTTATATGTgtcatatatataaactaacAATCAgcacatatttaaacattttatttatttttacatttttagctcgactattcgaagaataaggaaaACTATATTACTCACCCTGgggtcggcgtcacaccttggttaaggttttgcatgtaagcacctttaagtcattatctcagtaaatacatcatttattgcattgaaactttggatatgtattccaaACTATCTAACATACTCATTTAATGAaattagataacacttatttgaatataatgcaaattaatgggtctttattatttgacttagaaattctggttaaggttttgcatgtaagcatacatacatgtaggttaatatctcaccaactacttgatgtattgtattgcaattttatacaatggtactcaaccattcattctacttaaataaccaagtaagataactctattttgcatttaattcaaataatgacccttttttatttgacatagaaattttgggtacatcatgtattgcatttaaaatttatacaCAGGCACCCAAtcattcaaccttcttaattaatcaagtaagatttaactttattttgcatattatataattgttgcccctttattatttgacttagaaattctggttaaggttttgatTGTTAGCttacataggttaatatctcggCAACTACTTGATTCATTGcatgagactttatacaatggttctcaaccacccaaccttcttaattaatcaagttagataactctattttgcatataatataaattttgcccctttattatttgacttagaaattctggtcaagggtttgcatgtaagcacatataggttaatatctcaccaACTACTTGAATTATTgaattgagacttaatacattTATCCATGCAggtttgccaaaacttttcaatccttacactaaAAAGTGGtggaatagtcgagcacgctgtgtctgtgacagctcttgtttttaagGCCAGCAAATAGGCATGAAAATAATATGGTCAGTTTGGGTTAACTGAAacaggtatttttttgtttggccTTAGTGGAGCATCTGTAATGATATTGAACATTCAACTGGTAAGTTTATgacttttaaaattttatttataaatgtttccaACTTCATTTCTTTTTCTAGGAATTTAATATGGAAGGCAAGCTGAAAGTGTTGAAGTATGGATACCCAGAGCAACCTAAATGGAGGCAGAATTTCGTTGGTCCTACAGTTTCTGTAATGCTAACAGACATTCTAAGCTATTCAGAACGgtttaacatattaaaagaTCATGCTAAGGGCATCCATCAGAAGTTAGTGGATCTTCGTAGTAAGATCAAGACCGCTAATAGGGATTTGCTGCTTAAGTATTTAGTAAACGTGCAGCAGGAGGAAGATATTGGTGTGAAAGATGAAGGAAAAACACTCGAGATTTTAAAACCCCTCTATAAAACAATTTGTGAATTTGAAATACCATTCTGCGATTATGATGATTtgttttttgatgtttttgatAACTCTGACACTGAAAGCATGGAAATGAATATTGAAACAGAAGAATACTCGCCACCTATTTTAGGGCCTTTTCAAAGCTTAGAGGATGATCATACATCTAATGCTGAAGAGGAAGGTTTGAAAAAAAGAGTAGCTGAAACAGAAAACTTGTGTGAGGCTTTTGGAGAGAtagcttttgaaataaatgaaaccaAACACCAAACAACTAAACAGGAATTTGAATCTGATATCGGTTTGTTTCAAAGGGAAATGTTAGAAGGATTACATAAACTTTTAATGGATGGGGTAATGGGCGAACACACAACATTACCTGGACACTACAGCACTCAGAGACGCATAACCAGACATCATGGTGAAGGTCATGAATATCCTCAATTTCAAACTGAATCCATTGCAGAAAAAACTGTACAATACTTAATTGATAGATACAACTCAATGCGTGATGAAATACAAAAGGCAAATATTTCTGAAGAAGAACGtcttaaaatgttattcaaatgTGCAAGTAGTTTTCTGTTTACATTCCTACAGCTTCATCCTTTTGCAGATGGCAATGGTCGTCTTGCGAGACTTTTGGCAAGCTACAGCATGTTGTCATTTTCACCATTTATGACACCAATATACAATGTGTTTAGTAAATCTTCTGAGAAGGACTACATAGATGCTCTCGTTAAAGCCAGGCAAAATCTTGACCCATATCCTCTTATCACAGACCAAAATACTGGTTTCATGTTAGTAAATTCTTTACTCCAGCAAGAACCAAGTGACCTGTTTGCAATGCTTGTAGAGTCAAACTGGTCTATGTGGCGTCAGTTTCTTATAAGACTTGGGGATGAAAGTGTAGAGTTGTTCGAATGGGAAAAGCGCCCAGATTACATGTAAACATTGAGGATGTATCTGTATCCCACAGACAATACAGGATTTATGACACGGTGTAAAGATGTTAATATCTATTGATATTGTAAATTTGCATTGGTGTGTTTCATGGTGCACTTTCATTgacagttttgatttttttaaatatctcagAATCAGCTATTTTGGcacaatgccttcaattcagtcatgtAAGATACCGGTAGCTCACAGTAAAACTATCTTAATTGTTTGGAACACTGACATCAATTTTGtatctttaatattaaaaacagtgattttatcttttatctctcagtagtcttatatttcttatttccaCACAAACctgcaaaaaattgctcattccaaggcaaaaaagtgttgttgaaaCGATCagtctgtgagagcgcagctttaaacattttatgaaaaactgACTGAAGACCCTAAATGATCGAAGAAAAGTttagttattttgaaatgttttactttcaTGTTTAATAACAGTCTCAGTATGAATGTTCTTTATAAgtcaaaattttaataaagtgtatttcaatatttacaaagtgaaacctggttattagaatgacgggACGTCGTTGTTCGAGCGGGCGGCCGGGCAGCGcaaaactcacctatgaaactgagtAACTTTAGTAAGTGTTAAGATATCTTGCCCAAAcatggtctataggaagagtttatggatacctttcatgggattgcatttggggtccctagggtcaaggtcactgttactaaaaatagaaaaacggttgagaatgaataactttagttagagttgacatatcttgaccaacatggtctatagaaagagtttatggatagcttttatgggattgcatttggggtccctagggtcaaggtcgctgttactaaaaatagaaaaacggttgaaactgaataactttagttagggttgacatatcttgaccaacatggtctatagaaagagtttatggataccttttatgggattgcgtttggggtccctaggcctaaaaaaaataattgtttggttagggttacatccttaaaaaaaataggtagggtaagtaggcttttttttttttttttttttttttttattaggttttatataagaaaataattttcctcattggagaatggtgttaaagctatcttctgtataagc from Mya arenaria isolate MELC-2E11 chromosome 7, ASM2691426v1 carries:
- the LOC128241737 gene encoding uncharacterized protein LOC128241737 encodes the protein MEGKLKVLKYGYPEQPKWRQNFVGPTVSVMLTDILSYSERFNILKDHAKGIHQKLVDLRSKIKTANRDLLLKYLVNVQQEEDIGVKDEGKTLEILKPLYKTICEFEIPFCDYDDLFFDVFDNSDTESMEMNIETEEYSPPILGPFQSLEDDHTSNAEEEGLKKRVAETENLCEAFGEIAFEINETKHQTTKQEFESDIGLFQREMLEGLHKLLMDGVMGEHTTLPGHYSTQRRITRHHGEGHEYPQFQTESIAEKTVQYLIDRYNSMRDEIQKANISEEERLKMLFKCASSFLFTFLQLHPFADGNGRLARLLASYSMLSFSPFMTPIYNVFSKSSEKDYIDALVKARQNLDPYPLITDQNTGFMLVNSLLQQEPSDLFAMLVESNWSMWRQFLIRLGDESVELFEWEKRPDYM